A part of Gossypium hirsutum isolate 1008001.06 chromosome A07, Gossypium_hirsutum_v2.1, whole genome shotgun sequence genomic DNA contains:
- the LOC107938262 gene encoding cyclin-dependent protein kinase inhibitor SMR3, with amino-acid sequence MGVSNSEMFLTEKDLTSSMEISFLVRRRPPLVLQQGDECQITTFQDDYDEPQQQKEERLGQDQQEDKCKTLKMAPLELKLPCPKVDDEEDRNNDGFKTPTSSDHKIPVILKCPPAPRKPKSLPISPKRKAFGRRILLDFTKEMESLFPPALLADLGNKIKKVRQGSDFN; translated from the coding sequence ATGGGTGTGTCGAATTCAGAGATGTTTCTCACTGAGAAAGATCTAACCAGTAGCATGGAAATCAGTTTCTTGGTTAGACGACGCCCTCCTTTAGTGTTACAACAAGGAGATGAATGTCAAATTACGACTTTCCAAGACGATTATGATGAGCCTCAGCAGCAAAAAGAAGAAAGACTAGGACAAGATCAACAAGAAGACAAATGCAAGACGTTGAAGATGGCTCCTTTGGAGTTAAAATTGCCATGTCCAAAGGTTGATGATGAGGAGGATAGAAACAACGATGGGTTCAAGACTCCAACTTCTTCGGACCATAAAATTCCTGTCATCCTCAAGTGCCCACCTGCACCAAGAAAACCGAAATCTCTCCCCATTTCACCCAAACGAAAAGCCTTTGGCCGTCGAATCCTGCTTGATTTCACTAAAGAGATGGAGTCTTTATTTCCTCCGGCTCTTCTTGCAGATCTAGGGAACAAGATTAAGAAAGTCAGACAAGGAAGTGACTTCAACTGA